A stretch of the Uranotaenia lowii strain MFRU-FL chromosome 3, ASM2978415v1, whole genome shotgun sequence genome encodes the following:
- the LOC129755715 gene encoding ADP-ribose pyrophosphatase, mitochondrial yields the protein MIGSRRSLFPSLAAMIPGVYKHWNCRNNVYPRSDVRRYPVPDESVFWTASYPDYQPPVHEADVLKGKEWADLDIDDPNFKAKWNQLDGNVNRVSFVGEYEVLNGYPQNMFGRTGLRGRGLLGRWGPNHAADPVVTRWKVNSAGRQVVDERTGKRVLQMCAIERQDCGAWAIPGGMVDPGEQVSATLKREFMEEAMSESGETEEVERFFKSGQEIYKGYVDDPRNTDNAWMETVAVNFHDEDGHVVGKFSLCAGDDAAKVRWMDIDSGVKLYASHTSIVRKVVELLNAHW from the exons ATGATCGGCTCCAGACGTTCCCTGTTCCCATCGTTGGCCGCCATGATTCCGGGAGTGTACAAACACTGGAACTGTCGCAATAACGTTTACCCCAGGTCCGATGTTCGCCGGTATCCGGTTCCGGATGAGAGCGTTTTCTGGACCGCCTCctatccggactatcaaccacCGGTACACGAGGCGGATGTGTTAAAAGGGAAGGAGTGGGCCGATTTGGATATCG atgacCCGAATTTTAAGGCCAAATGGAACCAGCTGGATGGCAACGTGAATCGTGTTAGCTTTGTAGGGGAATACGAGGTTTTGAATGGGTATCCACAGAATATGTTTGGGCGTACCGGGTTGCGTGGAAGAGGTCTGCTGGGGCGATGGGGACCGAATCATGCTGCCGATCCGGTCGTTACCAGGTGGAAGGTTAATAGTGCCGGCAGACAGGTGGTTGACGAAAGAACTGGGAAACGGGTGCTGCAAATGTGTGCCATTGAAAGGCAGGACTGTGGAGCGTGGGCTATTCCCGGTGGGATGGTCGATCCCGGGGAACAGGTAAGTGCTACTTTGAAGCGGGAATTTATGGAGGAAGCCATGAGCGAATCGGGGGAAACGGAAGAGGTGGAACGGTTTTTCAAGAGTGGTCAAGAGATTTACAAGGGTTATGTCGATGATCCGAGAAATACGGATAACGCTTGGATGGAAACTGTGGCCGTTAATTTTCACGATGAGGATGGGCATGTCGtgggaaaatttagcctttGCGCAGGGGATGATGCGGCGAAAGTCAGGTGGATGGACATTGATTCTGGGGTGAAGTTGTATGCGAGTCATACCAGTATTGTTAGGAAGGTCGTTGAATTGTTAAATGCCCATTggtag
- the LOC129751744 gene encoding CUE domain-containing protein 1 has product MASTMQLEFGQAMSDFKNMFPEMDRDVIEAVLRANQGAVDATIDQLLAMSTDNQNEKLRQELDGDTGRTAPTAGINTPAGGALLDLTSNTPAAVSALLSTSPKSSALGASPKIKKSPGSSSATGSPRTAAPARESELTNKSKWNPPMLGPLPPTFLRLSGECSRNTEFDLGDEQFAMMLQNEEFMAELRWNQEFLSALEKDHQGKVSDDAAFKERLRHMGKISRKKFTQLARVFTWQRGGAKKANAVRHPDSLLLQEEHSDDDEPKKAAK; this is encoded by the exons ATGGCCTCCACTATGCAGCTCGAGTTCGGTCAGGCAATGTCGGACTTCAAGAATATGTTCCCGGAAATGGACCGGGACGTGATAGAGGCGGTGCTGAGGGCCAATCAGGGTGCCGTTGATGCGACAATCGACCAGCTGTTGGCGATGAGCACCGATAATCAG AACGAAAAGTTACGCCAGGAGTTGGACGGTGATACTGGAAGGACTGCACCGACAGCTGGCATCAATACTCCGGCAGGCGGAGCGCTTCTAGATCTAACTAGCAATACTCCAGCAGCGGTGTCAGCACTTCTAAGCACTTCCCCAAAGTCTTCAGCCTTGGGTGCCTCGCCGAAGATTAAAAAGTCTCCCGGAAGCTCCAGTGCAACGGGAAGTCCTCGAACAGCAGCACCGGCTCGCGAATCGGAGCTTACCAACAAAAGCAAATGGAATCCACCGATGTTGGGTCCATTGCCACCCACCTTCCTGCGGCTGTCGGGTGAATGTTCCCGTAATACCGAATTCGATCTTGGCGACGAGCAGTTCGCGATGATGCTTCAGAACGAAGAATTCATGGCCGAGCTTCGGTGGAATCAGGAATTTTTATCGGCACTGGAGAAGGATCACCAAGGAAAGGTGTCGGACGATGCGGCCTTCAAGGAACGGCTACGCCACATGGGCAAAATATCTCGGAAGAAGTTTACCCAACTGGCTCGAGTCTTCACATGGCAACGCGGAGGCGCAAAGAAAGCGAATGCCGTTAGACATCCAGACTCGCTACTTCTACAGGAAGAGCACAGCGACGACGATGAACCGAAGAAAGCCGCCAAGTAG